From a region of the Archocentrus centrarchus isolate MPI-CPG fArcCen1 chromosome 18, fArcCen1, whole genome shotgun sequence genome:
- the LOC115797439 gene encoding uncharacterized protein LOC115797439 gives MVNFTLMLVLLCWISSSLAQFYTVEVQPGEDVTLRCSNLTSILSNLFWFKLNSSPSASCISSMCSSDSNVSFCDGFQNGKFSMTSNTTELFLSIKQVDLSDSGLYFCGEKNNGNSAFTNGTFSFLKVQEASDGSTHLLCVILGSLIVFLLLLIITVTVKIRKFHKAQVDGQNLQHSEIVESDAMNYAAVSFHPNAKIRKPAAQRELEPNVVYAATR, from the exons ATGGTGAACTTTACCTTGATGCTAGTTTTGCTCT GTTGGATCTCGTCCTCGCTCGCACAGTTTTACACTGTGGAGGTTCAGCCTGGTGAAGATGTCACACTGCGCTGCTCCAACTTGACCAGTATTCTCTCTAATCTATTCTggttcaaactgaacagcagtcCCAGTGCCAGCTGCATTTCATCTatgtgcagctctgatagcAATGTTTCTTTCTGTGATGGATTTCAAAATGGCAAATTTAGCATGACATCCAACAccactgagctgtttctcaGTATCAAACAAGTGGATCTATCAGACTCTGGACTGTATTTCTGTGGGGAGAAAAACAATGGAAATTCAGCATTTACAAAtggaacattttcatttttgaaagtTCAAG AAGCGTCTGATGGATCAACACATCTGCTGTGTGTGATCCTGGGCAGTTTAATTGTGTTCCTTCTACTGCTCATCATTACTGTGACTGTCAAAATCAGGAAATTTCATAAAG CTCAAGTTGATGGACAGAATTTACAACACAGTGAG ATTGTGGAATCTGATGCCATGAACTATGCAGCAGTGAGTTTCCATCCCAATGCTAAAATCAGAAAACCTGCAGCACAAAGAGAGCTGGAGCCAAATGTGGTGTATGCTGCTACCAGATAG